One window of the Saccopteryx bilineata isolate mSacBil1 chromosome 2, mSacBil1_pri_phased_curated, whole genome shotgun sequence genome contains the following:
- the PER1 gene encoding period circadian protein homolog 1 produces the protein MSGPLEGADGGGDPRPGESFHTGAPSPGPPQHRSCPGPNLADDTDANSNGSSGNESNGPESRGASQRSSHSSSSGNGKDSALLETTESSKSTNSQSPSPPSSSIAYSLLSASSEQDNPSTSGCSSEQSARARTQKELMTALRELKLRLPPERRGKGRSGTLATLQYALACVKQVQANQEYYQQWSLEEGEPCAMDMSTYTLEELEHITSEYTLRNQDTFSVAVSFLTGRIVYISEQAGTLLHCKRDVFRGARFSELLAPQDVGVFYGSTAPSRLPTWGSAGSGVKDFTQEKSVFCRIRGGDRDPGSRYQPFRLTPYVTKIRDSDGDPAQPCCLLIAERIHSGYEAPRIPPDKRIFTTRHTPSCLFQDVDERAAPLLGYLPQDLLGAPVLLFLHPEDRPLMLAIHKKILQLAGQPFDHSPIRFCARNGEYVTMDTSWAGFVHPWSRKVAFVLGRHKVRTAPLNEDVFSPPVPSPALSLDPDVQELSEQIHRLLLQPVHSSSPGGLCGVGPAASPGPPFSPGSSSDSNGGDTEGPGPPAPVTFQQICKDVHLVKHQGQQLFIESRVRPLPRTRLPAVGTFKAKNLSCLPPDPELGAQPAPVQAPLASAPEEAERKEASSCSYQQINCLDSILRYLESCNIPSTTKRKCASSSSYTASSASDDDKQRTGPVPVGAKKDPSGALSGEGAAPRKEPVVGGALSPLALANKAESVVSATSQCSFSSTIVHVGDKKPPESDIVMMEDLPSLAPGPAPSPTVAPDPTPDAYHPVGLTKAVLSLHTQKEEQAFLSRFRDRGRLRGLKGSSVAPSAPGEHGCHPAPAPSGRRHCRSKAKRSRHHQTPRVEAPCYVRHPSPVPPSAPWPPSPATTPFSAVVQPYPLPVFSPRGGPQPLSPAPSVPPAAFPAPLVTPVVALVLPNYLFPTPSGCPYGAPPPPAEGPPTPAPHSPSPSLPPLPPSPPHHVDSPLFNSRCSSPLQLNLLQLEESPRVEGGALAGGLGSSAGPLPSSEEAAEPEVRLVEVTESSNQDALSGSSDLLELLLQEDSRSGTGSAASGSLGSGLGSGSGSGSHEGGSTSASITRSSQSSHTSKYFGSIDSSEAEAAQARTEPGDQVIKYVLQDPIWLLMANADQRVMMTYQVPSRDTASVLKQDRERLRAMQKQQPRFSEDQRRELGAVHSWVRKGQLPRVLDVTACVDCGSSPQDPGHPDDLLFSGLDALGLEPMEEGGGKGGGGGCEDEGGDETQDQAGAGVASSQDLAMEEEEQGESSSSPALPATENGTSQTTF, from the exons ATGAGTGGTCCCCTAGAAGgggctgatgggggaggggacccCAGGCCCGGAGAATCCTTCCATACTGGAGCCCCATCCCCTGGGCCTCCACAGCATCGGTCTTGCCCTGGCCCCAACTTGGCTGATGACACAGATGCCAACAGCAATGGCTCAAGTGGCAATGAATCCAATGGGCCGGAGTCCAGGGGTGcctctcagcggagctcacataGCTCCTCCTCTGGCAATGGCAAGGACTCTGCCCTGCTGGAGACCACTGAGAGTAGCAAGAG CACAAACTCTCAGAGTCCGTCTCCACCCAGCAGTTCCATTGCCTACAGCCTCCTGAGTGCCAGCTCGGAGCAGGACAACCCATCCACCAGTGGCTGCAG CAGCGAACAGTCAGCCCGTGCAAGGACCCAGAAGGAACTCATGACAGCACTGCGGGAGCTCAAGCTTCGGTTGCCACCAGAGCGCCGGGGCAAGGGCCGCTCTGGGACACTGGCCACACTACAGTATGCGCTGGCCTGTGTCAAGCAGGTGCAGG CAAACCAGGAATACTACCAGCAGTGGAGCCTGGAGGAAGGCGAGCCTTGCGCCATGGACATGTCCACCTACACTCTGGAGGAGCTGGAACACATCACATCTGAGTACACGCTTCGCAACCAG GATACCTTCTCCGTGGCTGTTTCCTTCCTGACAGGCCGGATTGTCTACATTTCCGAGCAGGCGGGTACCCTGCTGCACTGCAAGCGGGACGTGTTCCGGGGTGCCCGCTTCTCGGAGCTTCTGGCTCCCCAGGATGTGGGTGTCTTCTATGGTTCCACTGCCCCATCTCGCCTGCCCACCTGGGGTTCGGCAG GTTCAGGCGTCAAGGATTTCACCCAGGAGAAGTCTGTCTTTTGCCGTATCAG AGGAGGTGACCGGGATCCAGGGTCTCGGTACCAGCCATTTCGCCTCACCCCATATGTAACCAAAATCCGGGACTCAGATGGGGACCCCGCGCAGCCATGCTGCCTGCTCATTGCAGAGCGAATCCACTCTGGTTATGAAG CTCCCCGCATCCCCCCTGATAAGAGGATCTTCACCACACGGCACACGCCCAGCTGCCTCTTCCAGGATGTGGATGAAAG GGCTGCCCCGCTTCTGGGCTACCTCCCCCAGGATCTTCTGGGGGCCCCAGTGCTCCTGTTCCTGCATCCCGAGGACCGGCCCCTCATGCTGGCCATCCACAAGAAGA TCCTGCAGCTGGCTGGCCAGCCCTTTGACCACTCTCCCATCCGTTTCTGTGCCCGTAACGGGGAGTACGTCACTATGGACACCAGCTGGGCTGGCTTCGTGCACCCCTGGAGCCGCAAGGTGGCCTTTGTGTTGGGGCGCCACAAAGTACGCAC GGCGCCCCTGAACGAGGACGTGTTCAGTCCCCCGGTGCCCAGCCCGGCTCTGTCCCTGGACCCTGATGTCCAGGAGCTGTCTGAGCAGATCCACCGGCTGCTCTTACag cctGTGCACAGCTCCAGCCCTGGGGGGCTCTGTGGAGTCGGCCCTGCGGCGTCCCCGGGCCCTCCCTTCAGCCCGGGCTCCTCCAGTGATAGCAACGGGGGAGATACCGAGGGGCCTGGGCCCCCTGCCCCG GTGACCTTCCAGCAGATCTGTAAGGATGTGCATCTGGTGAAACACCAGGGGCAGCAGCTTTTCATTGAGTCCCGGGTTCGGCCCCTGCCCCGGACTCGTCTCCCTG CTGTAGGCACATTCAAGGCCAAGAACCTTTCCTGCCTGCCCCCGGACCCAGAGCTGGGGGCACAGCCTGCCCCAGTCCAGGCCCCACTAGCCTCGGCCCCTGAGGAGGCCGAGAGGAAGGAAGCCTCCAGTTGCTCCTACCAGCAGATCAACTGCCTAGACAGCATCCTCAG GTACCTGGAGAGCTGCAACATTCCCAGCACGACCAAGCGCAAAtgtgcctcctcttcctcctacACCGCCTCCTCGGCCTCCGATGATGACAAGCAGAGGACAGGCCCAGTCCCTGTGGGGGCCAAGAAAG ATCCATCAGGAGCGCTGTCTGGGGAGGGGGCCGCCCCTCGGAAGGAGCCGGTGGTAGGAGGCGCCCTGAGCCCGCTCGCCCTGGCCAATAAGGCAGAGAGCGTGGTGTCCGCCACCAGTCAGTGTAGCTTCAGCTCCACCATCGTCCATGTGGGAGACAAGAAGCCCCCGGAGTCGG ACATCGTCATGATGGAGGACCTGCCTAGCCTggccccaggccccgcccccagccccacagTAGCCCCTGACCCAACCCCAGATGCCTACCACCCCGTGGGCCTGACCAAGGCCGTGCTGTCCCTGCACACACAGAAGGAGGAACAGGCCTTCCTCAGCCGCTTTCGTGACCGTGGCAGGCTGCGTGGACTCAAAGGCTCTTCCGTGGCCCCCTCAGCTCCTGGGGAGCACG GCTGCCACCCCGCCCCGGCACCCTCTGGCCGCCGCCACTGCCGCTCCAAAGCCAAGCGCTCTCGGCACCACCAGACCCCCCGGGTGGAAGCCCCATGCTATGTCCGCCACCCCTCACCTGTTCCACCCTCAGCCCCCTGGCCCCCTTCACCAGCTACGACGCCCTTCTCagctgtggtccagccctacccCCTCCCAGTGTTCTCCCCTCGAGGGGGCCCCCAGCCTCTTTCCCCGGCCCCCTCTGTGCCCCCTGCAGCTTTCCCTGCCCCCCTGGTGACCCCAGTTGTGGCATTGGTGCTACCTAACTATCTGTTCCCCACCCCATCCGGCTGTCCCTATGGAGCGCCCCCGCCCCCTGCCGAGGGTCCTCCCACCCcggccccccactccccttctccgtccctgccccctctgccccccagccctccccaccaTGTGGATTCTCCGCTCTTCAACTCGAGATGCAGCTCCCCGCTGCAGCTAAACCTGCTGCAGCTGGAGGAGTCCCCCCGTGTTGAGGGGGGTGCTCTTGCAGGTGGCCTGGGGAGCAGTGCTGGGCCCCTGCCTTCCAGCGAGGAGGCTGCCGAGCCAGAGGTCAGACTG GTGGAGGTGACTGAATCCTCCAATCAGGACGCACTTTCAGGCTCCAGTGACCTCCTAGAGCTGTTGCTGCAAGAAGACTCTCGCTCTGGCACGGGTTCTGCTGCCTCAGGCTCTTTGGGCTCTGGCTTGGGCTCTGGGTCCGGTTCAGGCTCCCATGAGGGGGGCAGCACCTCAGCCAGCATCACAC GCAGCAGTCAGAGCAGCCACACCAGCAAGTACTTCGGCAGCATCGACTCTTCGGAGGCAGAGGCTGCGCAGGCCAGGACTGAGCCCGGGGACCAGGTCATCAAGTATGTGCTCCAGGACCCCATCTGGCTGCTCATGGCCAATGCTGACCAGCGTGTCATGATGACCTACCAGGTACCTTCCAG GGACACGGCCTCCGTGCTGAAGCAGGACCGGGAGCGGCTGCGGGCCATGCAGAAGCAGCAGCCCCGGTTTTCAGAGGACCAGCGGAGGGAGCTGGGTGCTGTGCATTCCTGGGTCCGGAAGGGCCAGCTGCCTCGGGTCCTGGATGTGACG GCCTGTGTGGATTGCGGTAGTAGCCCTCAGGACCCTGGCCACCCTGATGACCTGCTCTTCTCGGGACTGGACGCATTGGGCCTGGAGCccatggaggagggtgggggcaaAGGTGGTGGCGGTGGTTGTGAGGATGAGGGTGGTGATGAGACCCAGGACCAAGCTGGGGCCGGGGTCGCAAGCTCTCAGGACCTGGCcatggaggaggaggaacaaGGTGAAAGTTCGTCCAGTCCAGCCTTACCTGCCACAGAAAATGGCACCAGCCAGACTACATTTTGA